The Fulvivirga ligni genome window below encodes:
- a CDS encoding SLC13 family permease produces MSLDIIMLLAILGVALVLFVTGWVAVELTSIIVMVALMATGILSVEEGTSGFSNSATLTVLALLILSEGLKNTGAVDALGDRILKLTGKTEWWTLIVLMLTAAIASAFINTTAVVAVFIPVAYRMSKNSNVNVGLLLMPLSFAAMIGGASTMIGTSTNLLINAISQSYGVDKFRIFDLSLLGLILFVALVIYMLFIGRFFLKKNTKNVEVLDSEIEIKDYLTEIEIIPGSTLIDKELAQASRLAESEDFKILRIIRENASHSTVQIDKLKEGDILVIKTNIKEVLRLDKDEDLRIRSHYRISSIKATEEEEDNGEVLFEALITPNSNLIDQKIKDVNFERYYNAVPLAVRKSGLLGQQKMMDHKIKFGDILLMDGVPGRDKFYSRHDWVTIQKIAKKSIEKHLYQRDKLVMSVLILMGVILLAVSNILPILISAWLGVIMMVLTKCISFRKAYENVEWKVFFLLAGLIPLGAAMAKTGADQKVADLFTQLAWGNEPRFVISILFLFTVLFTGIVSNQATAVLLVPIAIKLAASLSMPAEPLIIAILFGANTSFLTPVGYQTNAMIYGPGNYKFSDFVKVGGLLCVIFWAIVTFLVPIFYT; encoded by the coding sequence ATGTCATTAGACATCATCATGCTATTAGCTATTCTGGGAGTAGCTCTAGTGCTGTTTGTTACGGGGTGGGTGGCTGTAGAGTTAACTTCCATTATAGTAATGGTAGCCTTAATGGCCACAGGAATTCTTTCTGTGGAGGAAGGTACTTCAGGCTTTAGCAATAGTGCTACGCTCACGGTGCTGGCCCTGCTTATACTAAGTGAGGGGCTGAAAAACACCGGAGCAGTGGATGCTTTGGGGGATAGGATTCTAAAACTCACCGGAAAAACCGAATGGTGGACATTGATTGTGCTTATGCTCACAGCTGCCATAGCATCAGCATTCATCAATACTACTGCTGTAGTGGCTGTTTTCATTCCAGTTGCATATAGAATGTCAAAGAATTCTAATGTCAACGTAGGGCTTTTACTTATGCCATTGTCGTTTGCTGCTATGATTGGTGGGGCTTCCACCATGATAGGTACATCTACTAACCTGCTAATCAATGCGATAAGCCAGAGCTATGGCGTAGATAAGTTCAGAATATTTGACCTATCTCTGTTAGGGCTGATCTTATTTGTGGCCCTTGTGATCTATATGCTTTTTATAGGCCGATTTTTCCTGAAGAAAAACACCAAGAATGTAGAGGTGCTGGATAGTGAGATAGAAATCAAAGATTATCTTACTGAAATTGAGATCATTCCTGGATCGACTTTGATCGATAAGGAATTAGCACAAGCCTCCCGACTGGCAGAATCTGAGGATTTTAAAATCTTGAGAATTATTAGAGAAAATGCCTCTCATAGCACCGTACAGATAGATAAATTAAAAGAAGGCGATATTTTAGTTATCAAAACTAACATTAAGGAGGTTTTGAGGTTAGATAAAGATGAAGATCTGAGAATTAGAAGTCATTACAGAATTAGTAGCATTAAAGCTACAGAAGAGGAGGAAGATAATGGTGAAGTTTTATTCGAAGCTCTCATCACTCCTAATTCTAACTTGATAGATCAGAAAATTAAGGATGTAAACTTTGAGCGTTATTATAATGCTGTGCCACTGGCTGTGAGAAAAAGCGGCTTGCTAGGGCAGCAGAAAATGATGGATCATAAGATCAAGTTTGGCGATATCTTACTTATGGATGGCGTGCCAGGGAGGGATAAATTTTACTCTCGTCATGATTGGGTCACCATACAGAAAATAGCCAAGAAAAGCATTGAAAAACATCTGTACCAAAGGGATAAGCTGGTAATGTCCGTCCTTATTTTAATGGGAGTAATTTTACTAGCGGTCAGTAATATACTTCCAATATTAATAAGTGCCTGGCTTGGAGTCATCATGATGGTTTTAACCAAGTGTATCTCTTTTCGAAAGGCTTACGAGAACGTGGAATGGAAAGTATTTTTCCTTCTCGCCGGTCTTATCCCTTTAGGTGCAGCTATGGCTAAAACTGGAGCAGATCAGAAAGTAGCCGACCTTTTCACCCAACTGGCTTGGGGGAATGAGCCACGATTTGTCATTTCTATTTTATTCTTATTCACCGTATTATTTACTGGAATAGTTTCAAATCAGGCCACTGCGGTTCTGCTGGTGCCCATTGCCATTAAACTGGCAGCCAGCCTTTCTATGCCCGCAGAGCCTTTGATTATAGCTATTTTATTCGGAGCTAATACCAGCTTCTTAACGCCAGTGGGCTACCAGACTAATGCCATGATTTATGGGCCTGGTAATTATAAGTTTTCAGATTTTGTAAAGGTAGGAGGTTTATTATGCGTGATTTTCTGGGCTATAGTAACTTTTCTGGTGCCCATTTTCTATACTTAA
- a CDS encoding DUF202 domain-containing protein, translating into MRDHRHYFARIRTQMANERTLMSYYRAALALLGISAFIFKFYVSILFSVLAAFFLLAGVGLAAYGTMRYFKFQKKILKK; encoded by the coding sequence ATGAGAGACCACAGACATTATTTCGCTAGAATAAGGACGCAGATGGCGAATGAGCGCACATTAATGTCTTACTACAGAGCGGCCTTGGCGCTTTTAGGTATCAGTGCTTTCATATTTAAATTCTATGTATCTATTCTTTTCAGTGTATTAGCGGCTTTTTTTCTTTTAGCAGGTGTAGGCTTGGCTGCCTATGGTACCATGCGCTATTTTAAATTTCAGAAAAAGATTTTGAAAAAATAA
- a CDS encoding glycoside hydrolase family 55 protein: protein MLKSLLFMLSFMSFIHSGAHSMYLNIKDFGATANDASDDHTAIQAAIDSAALTGATVFFPAGSYKVSQTLAVPAGVSLLGEGRGVTSTGTPSLGSIITNTGSAVTIRVAGNNVSIESLVIYDDQNAGAAGGIEIIGDGAIVESVVLSKLLISGFTDGTALKLQALNVGGVTYCSFYDIRVRYGKVGILIDEASGSFINSNSFYHGAISGDGFDYGIHIIGGNNTVFNALVLEPYSSTSGHFVVEKGEVKGNDIRIEGSNQPDTIPLIYFAHNTRNSVLDGIYSGGLTIDDGDNAVNLRSGKSYNLNRGSNNLFENNALRGCNASAIPFWQISGASAVQESSEIYKTGFKVVEFTVNAGSSGYLRPDPLYLPLIEASSEYGQVNFGAFVKTDIDHFVTTTAKAPSGLVTGGYHPGDNQWHSLGMTSLVDTVSSYDPKFYFHNQTATTQKFYITIPSLSFGYDLPTQERYLTTQGGVVNGTLSYGKTNNYAFSGNFLTLKKDGNVFDISETIAITRINHLTADRIPAGTIVILLLQSGTTVVSSGYIQLNGSYTAGSNGSISLVSMGDGTWREVCRVK, encoded by the coding sequence ATGTTAAAATCTTTACTATTTATGCTGAGCTTCATGTCTTTTATTCATTCTGGGGCTCATTCTATGTACCTAAATATCAAAGACTTCGGAGCCACTGCCAATGATGCATCTGATGATCATACTGCTATTCAAGCAGCCATTGATAGTGCTGCTTTAACAGGAGCTACCGTGTTTTTCCCGGCAGGAAGTTATAAGGTGAGTCAGACACTTGCAGTGCCCGCTGGGGTTTCTCTTCTGGGAGAAGGCAGGGGTGTTACATCTACCGGTACACCTTCTCTGGGGTCTATCATTACTAATACAGGAAGTGCCGTTACTATTCGGGTAGCTGGTAATAATGTAAGTATTGAAAGCCTGGTCATCTATGACGATCAAAATGCGGGTGCAGCAGGAGGGATTGAAATTATAGGCGATGGAGCTATTGTAGAAAGTGTGGTGCTCAGTAAACTCTTGATTTCTGGCTTTACAGATGGCACGGCCCTTAAACTGCAAGCGCTAAATGTCGGAGGGGTAACATACTGTTCCTTTTATGATATCAGAGTGCGATATGGTAAAGTAGGCATCTTGATAGATGAGGCCTCCGGGTCATTCATTAATTCTAATTCCTTTTATCATGGAGCTATTTCTGGCGATGGCTTTGACTATGGTATTCACATCATAGGTGGTAATAACACGGTTTTCAATGCTCTGGTGCTGGAGCCTTATAGCTCTACAAGCGGTCATTTTGTGGTAGAGAAAGGGGAGGTGAAAGGGAATGATATCAGGATTGAGGGCAGCAATCAGCCCGATACAATACCACTGATTTACTTTGCCCATAATACCAGGAACAGTGTTCTGGATGGCATTTACTCCGGAGGCCTTACTATAGATGATGGAGATAACGCTGTTAACCTTCGCAGCGGCAAATCTTACAACTTAAACCGTGGATCGAACAATCTCTTTGAGAATAATGCGCTTAGAGGATGTAATGCGAGTGCTATACCTTTTTGGCAGATCTCTGGTGCATCTGCAGTGCAGGAGAGTAGTGAAATCTATAAGACAGGATTTAAGGTGGTAGAATTTACAGTCAATGCTGGAAGTTCTGGATATTTAAGACCAGATCCGTTGTATTTACCGTTAATAGAAGCTTCTTCAGAATATGGCCAGGTAAATTTCGGTGCCTTTGTTAAAACAGATATTGATCACTTTGTAACTACCACGGCAAAAGCTCCTAGTGGACTAGTAACAGGAGGATATCATCCGGGGGATAACCAATGGCATTCGCTGGGGATGACCAGTTTGGTAGATACGGTTTCCAGCTATGATCCTAAATTCTATTTCCACAACCAAACAGCTACTACCCAAAAGTTTTACATCACTATTCCCAGTCTAAGTTTTGGCTATGACCTTCCTACCCAGGAGAGATATTTGACTACTCAAGGTGGTGTGGTGAATGGAACCTTGAGTTATGGAAAAACAAATAACTATGCCTTCTCTGGTAATTTTTTAACGCTTAAAAAGGATGGTAATGTCTTCGACATTTCAGAAACTATAGCCATTACCCGAATAAATCACCTTACAGCGGATAGAATACCTGCTGGTACCATAGTGATACTGCTGCTTCAATCTGGGACTACAGTAGTGAGTAGTGGCTACATCCAGTTAAATGGTTCATACACAGCTGGTAGCAATGGCTCTATTAGTCTAGTTTCTATGGGTGATGGCACCTGGAGAGAGGTGTGTCGTGTGAAATGA
- a CDS encoding TIGR03915 family putative DNA repair protein — MIFIYDDTYEGFLSVIFEVYDIKTRPDEIHKKSHFQAGLFGETLEVNTDVERASRVINGLKKKLSARAINNLYRCWLSEIPQIEMVIFRYVAYALKSDKNIESNYAHPDVLEVKKVVKMIGREVHRMHAFVRFQKTKDEVYVATITPDFDVMALLPKHFKDRYQDQQWLIYDTKREYGIFYDLEKVSEIVLENAEWQGRNKVQRAVLDEGEDEYENLWKSYFKATTIVERTNIKLHLKHVPHRYWKYLPEKN, encoded by the coding sequence ATGATTTTTATCTATGATGATACCTATGAAGGCTTTTTATCGGTAATCTTCGAAGTTTATGATATAAAGACCAGGCCAGATGAAATTCATAAAAAGAGCCATTTTCAGGCTGGCTTATTTGGTGAAACGTTGGAGGTAAATACTGATGTTGAGAGGGCGTCTAGGGTAATTAATGGTTTGAAGAAAAAACTGAGTGCCAGGGCTATCAACAATCTTTATAGATGTTGGCTGTCAGAAATTCCGCAGATTGAGATGGTGATTTTCAGGTATGTAGCTTATGCCTTGAAATCAGATAAAAATATAGAAAGCAATTATGCTCATCCGGATGTTTTAGAGGTGAAAAAGGTGGTGAAGATGATTGGTAGAGAGGTGCATCGCATGCATGCCTTTGTGAGGTTTCAGAAAACAAAAGATGAAGTCTATGTGGCTACCATTACCCCGGATTTTGATGTCATGGCATTGCTACCTAAGCATTTTAAAGACAGATATCAGGATCAACAATGGCTGATTTATGACACTAAACGAGAATATGGCATTTTTTATGACTTGGAAAAGGTATCAGAAATTGTGCTGGAAAATGCTGAGTGGCAGGGAAGAAATAAAGTACAAAGGGCAGTGCTAGATGAGGGCGAGGATGAATATGAAAACCTATGGAAAAGTTATTTTAAAGCCACCACAATTGTAGAAAGGACAAATATTAAGCTGCATTTAAAACATGTTCCCCATAGGTATTGGAAATACTTGCCAGAAAAAAATTAA
- the nhaA gene encoding Na+/H+ antiporter NhaA, translating into MEEHVGTTPVDYVKSTARNFANREKIGGLLLIIATLVAVGIMNSPLAEGYEHFWKEKYVIANEDFGINRSLHHWINDGLMVIFFFVVGLELKREFLVGELADKKNATLPVIAAIGGMLTPALIYVLFNAGGEHLKGWGVPMATDIAYSLGIIALLGKRVPMPLKVFLTALAIVDDIGAILVIALFYSSDISWISLGIGGGLMVVLFALNLLGVRSIAVYIIIGIALWVAFLMSGVHATLAGVLLALAIPVKVKMGTKVFKQKTEEKLKELEERDLEHKSALKDKKQLDIVNEIRDYTKKSRSPLLRLENSLSGFNAFFIIPVFALANAGVAFESGWTEVFTDAAGHGIMIGLILGKFLGVFGFSWIGIKLGFGQLPKGANWGAMAGIGLLAGIGFTMSLFITNLAFDGGEIIDVAKISILLASFTAAILGLIVLSISLRKKSINS; encoded by the coding sequence ATGGAAGAACATGTGGGTACCACCCCGGTAGATTATGTAAAGTCTACAGCTAGAAATTTTGCCAATAGAGAAAAGATTGGTGGTTTACTTTTAATTATAGCTACGCTGGTGGCCGTTGGGATCATGAATAGCCCACTGGCTGAAGGTTATGAGCACTTCTGGAAAGAAAAATATGTAATTGCTAACGAGGATTTTGGCATTAATCGATCACTTCATCATTGGATCAATGACGGTCTTATGGTGATTTTCTTTTTTGTGGTAGGGCTGGAGCTGAAACGTGAGTTCTTGGTAGGAGAGTTGGCTGATAAAAAGAATGCTACCTTACCCGTTATTGCCGCTATTGGAGGTATGCTAACTCCGGCGTTGATATATGTGCTGTTCAATGCTGGAGGTGAACATCTAAAAGGTTGGGGAGTGCCTATGGCTACCGATATTGCCTATTCTTTAGGTATAATTGCCCTGCTGGGCAAGCGTGTGCCTATGCCCTTGAAGGTTTTTCTTACGGCTTTAGCCATTGTAGATGATATAGGAGCCATTTTGGTCATTGCGCTGTTTTACAGCTCCGATATTTCCTGGATAAGCCTTGGCATAGGTGGAGGACTTATGGTAGTCCTCTTTGCTCTTAATTTGCTTGGTGTCAGGAGTATAGCGGTTTATATAATTATTGGAATAGCGCTTTGGGTAGCCTTCCTCATGAGCGGCGTACATGCCACACTGGCCGGTGTTCTGTTAGCTTTAGCTATACCGGTGAAAGTGAAAATGGGAACCAAAGTGTTCAAACAAAAAACTGAGGAGAAACTTAAAGAACTGGAAGAAAGAGACCTTGAGCACAAAAGTGCTCTGAAGGATAAAAAGCAGCTTGATATAGTTAATGAAATCAGAGATTATACTAAAAAGTCAAGATCGCCCCTATTAAGACTGGAGAACAGCCTGAGTGGTTTTAATGCTTTCTTTATTATCCCCGTTTTTGCTCTTGCTAATGCAGGAGTTGCCTTCGAATCTGGCTGGACAGAAGTGTTTACAGATGCCGCGGGTCATGGAATTATGATAGGTCTTATCTTAGGTAAATTCCTAGGTGTATTCGGGTTTAGCTGGATTGGCATCAAGCTGGGTTTTGGACAACTACCAAAAGGAGCTAATTGGGGTGCAATGGCAGGTATTGGTTTACTGGCTGGTATAGGTTTCACCATGTCCTTGTTCATTACCAATCTGGCTTTTGACGGAGGTGAAATTATCGATGTAGCCAAAATATCCATATTGTTGGCCTCTTTTACCGCTGCTATTTTAGGATTAATTGTTTTATCTATATCTCTTAGAAAGAAGAGCATTAACTCATAA
- a CDS encoding mechanosensitive ion channel family protein has product MFSQISDASKIVVNKLEGWLDQLIIMLPNIVIAILVIVTFYMLSRLVERLLNNILHRFMHNESVVKLILSITSFLIVLVGIMVALGVLKLDKTVTSVLAGVGVIGLALGFAFQDAAANLISGVIMAVQSPINVGDIIESNDVFGTVKTIGLRATTIYDPQGQDVVIPNRLIFQNLYRHYTINGSRRIDLKCGISYGDDLDKVEEVTLAAIKKITFLAEHKDVEFFFTEFGDSSINFVVRYWVNYKRQPDFLKAQSEGIKNLKKAYDQNDITIPFPIRTLDFGIKGGEKLSQVLKKND; this is encoded by the coding sequence ATGTTCAGTCAAATCAGTGATGCTTCCAAAATTGTTGTAAACAAGTTAGAAGGTTGGTTAGATCAGCTCATTATCATGCTGCCTAACATCGTTATTGCCATTCTGGTAATTGTAACTTTCTATATGCTCTCCAGGCTGGTAGAGCGGCTGCTCAACAATATCCTGCACAGGTTTATGCATAATGAATCCGTGGTGAAGCTTATCCTTTCCATCACTTCATTTTTAATTGTGCTGGTAGGAATTATGGTGGCTTTGGGCGTGCTGAAACTAGACAAGACTGTTACATCTGTTCTGGCAGGTGTGGGTGTTATTGGTCTGGCTTTGGGTTTTGCCTTTCAAGATGCAGCGGCTAACCTCATATCAGGCGTGATAATGGCAGTTCAGAGCCCTATCAACGTGGGAGACATCATAGAATCTAACGATGTATTTGGCACGGTGAAGACCATAGGACTAAGAGCTACCACCATCTATGATCCTCAAGGTCAGGATGTTGTAATACCTAACAGGCTTATCTTCCAAAACCTTTACAGGCACTACACCATTAATGGAAGTCGCAGGATTGATTTGAAATGCGGCATCTCTTATGGTGACGATCTGGATAAGGTAGAGGAAGTAACTTTGGCGGCCATCAAGAAAATAACCTTTTTAGCGGAGCACAAAGATGTGGAGTTCTTCTTTACAGAATTTGGAGATAGCTCTATCAACTTCGTAGTGCGCTACTGGGTTAATTACAAAAGGCAGCCTGACTTTCTAAAAGCCCAAAGCGAAGGCATCAAAAATCTGAAAAAGGCCTACGATCAGAACGACATTACTATTCCATTCCCAATCAGAACATTGGATTTTGGCATAAAAGGTGGTGAAAAACTATCTCAGGTACTAAAGAAGAATGATTAG
- a CDS encoding putative DNA modification/repair radical SAM protein, which yields MKMNVDDKLKILADAAKYDVSCASSGSNRKNKDKGLGNSSSMGICHSYSEDGRCISLLKLLLTNYCIYDCAYCVSRSSNDIQRAAFTVKEVVDLTINFYRRNYIEGLFLSSGIFKNADYTNERLIRVAKTLREEHNFHGYIHLKIIPGCSPEVMEEAGLYADRLSVNLEIPSEPSLQKIAPEKNHSSVYKPMNFLTDRIKLYNDEKKRFRSTPRFAPGGQSTQVVVGASPENDFDILKLADNLYNQQRLRRVYYSGYIPVSDDNRLPALKTPPLIRENRLYQADWLLRFYGFQVDEIVNHQYQHLDLKIDPKLAYALRNMHLFPVNVNLADKEMLLRIPGVGVKSVNMIIQARRYGRLNFEHLRKMGIAMNRAQYFIDVPGRPIARVVEDPFKIKSAVLSKDKNSQLTLF from the coding sequence ATGAAGATGAACGTGGATGATAAACTGAAAATATTGGCCGATGCCGCAAAATATGATGTGAGCTGTGCATCTAGTGGTAGTAACAGGAAAAATAAAGATAAAGGGTTGGGTAATTCATCTTCCATGGGTATTTGTCATAGCTACTCAGAAGATGGAAGATGTATATCGTTGCTGAAATTGCTTCTTACTAATTATTGTATCTACGACTGTGCCTATTGTGTGAGTAGGTCTAGCAATGATATTCAAAGAGCTGCCTTCACCGTGAAAGAAGTAGTGGACCTCACCATTAATTTTTACAGAAGAAATTATATAGAAGGGCTTTTTCTAAGCTCTGGCATTTTTAAGAATGCTGATTATACTAATGAAAGACTCATCAGGGTAGCTAAAACATTGCGTGAAGAGCATAATTTTCATGGCTACATTCATTTGAAAATCATACCTGGTTGCAGCCCTGAGGTAATGGAAGAGGCAGGTTTGTATGCCGATCGTTTAAGTGTGAATCTGGAAATACCATCTGAGCCATCATTGCAAAAGATAGCGCCTGAAAAGAACCATTCATCGGTATATAAGCCCATGAATTTTCTCACTGATCGTATCAAGCTTTACAATGATGAGAAGAAGAGGTTTCGATCTACACCACGGTTCGCACCCGGAGGGCAAAGTACTCAGGTGGTAGTAGGAGCAAGCCCTGAAAATGATTTCGATATTTTGAAGCTGGCCGATAATTTATACAATCAGCAGCGGTTAAGAAGGGTTTATTACTCTGGCTATATACCGGTAAGTGATGATAATCGTCTACCAGCTTTGAAAACTCCTCCGCTTATTCGTGAAAACAGATTATATCAGGCAGATTGGTTGCTAAGGTTTTATGGCTTTCAGGTAGATGAGATCGTAAACCATCAGTATCAGCATTTAGATCTGAAAATAGATCCTAAGTTAGCTTATGCGCTACGGAATATGCATCTGTTTCCTGTGAATGTAAACCTGGCTGATAAGGAGATGTTGCTAAGAATACCAGGAGTAGGGGTGAAGTCGGTGAATATGATCATCCAGGCTAGAAGGTACGGACGGCTGAACTTTGAGCATCTAAGGAAAATGGGAATTGCCATGAACAGGGCTCAATATTTCATAGATGTTCCCGGTAGACCCATTGCGCGTGTGGTGGAAGATCCTTTTAAAATAAAGTCAGCTGTATTGTCTAAAGATAAGAATAGCCAACTCACTCTTTTCTAA
- a CDS encoding 7-carboxy-7-deazaguanine synthase QueE encodes MKLAKLNGKPEIFYSIQGEGKSIGKPSIFVRTSLCNLHCIWCDTDYTWNWESTPFPHENDAKPGYSKFKKSEYIEELTTEQIVDILKEIPCKNLVLTGGEPLLQQTELKELMAALRAEDENYWFETETNGTIIPSDEFDSLINQYNVSAKLSNSNNSVSLREKPEAYTFFSNNEKAVFKFVVATKTDLEEVTSLMRKYEISPETVFLMPEGTTADKLNEKQQWLVEACKHLGTNYTDRLHIHIYGNKRGV; translated from the coding sequence ATGAAACTGGCGAAACTGAACGGAAAACCTGAAATATTCTATAGCATACAAGGTGAAGGAAAGAGCATTGGCAAGCCCAGTATTTTTGTTAGGACTTCGCTCTGTAATCTTCATTGCATTTGGTGCGACACTGATTACACCTGGAACTGGGAAAGTACACCATTTCCACATGAAAATGATGCGAAACCAGGCTATTCCAAATTCAAGAAATCAGAATACATAGAGGAGCTCACTACTGAGCAGATTGTGGACATTTTAAAGGAAATACCCTGCAAAAACCTGGTATTGACCGGAGGAGAACCACTACTGCAACAAACTGAATTAAAGGAGCTTATGGCTGCTCTGAGGGCAGAAGATGAGAACTATTGGTTCGAAACAGAAACCAACGGCACCATTATCCCCAGTGATGAATTTGATTCGCTCATCAATCAATATAATGTAAGCGCTAAGCTTTCTAACTCTAATAATAGCGTAAGCCTGCGAGAGAAACCTGAGGCTTATACGTTCTTTTCTAATAATGAAAAGGCGGTTTTCAAGTTTGTAGTTGCTACCAAAACAGATTTGGAAGAAGTAACATCCCTGATGAGAAAGTATGAAATCTCTCCCGAAACAGTGTTTCTTATGCCAGAGGGCACCACGGCAGACAAGCTTAATGAAAAGCAACAGTGGCTTGTAGAAGCCTGTAAGCACCTGGGCACCAACTATACAGATAGACTACATATTCACATTTACGGCAATAAAAGAGGTGTATAA